The DNA region CCTGCAGTCGTCGCGACCGACCTCGACGGCACCGTCGTACGCAGTGACGGCACGATCTCGCCCCGCACCCGCGCCGCGCTCACCCGGGCGCGCGCGGCCGGCGCCCTTGTGGTCGTCGTCACCGGCCGACCGCCCCGGTGGCTCGCCGGGATCGGTGAGGCCCTCGGCCACGACGGCATCGCGATCTGCGCGAACGGCGCACTGACCTACGACCTGGCGACCGGGCGGGTCATCGCGTCGCGCCCGATCGGGCTCGACGTCGTACGCACCTTGATGGCCCAGCTTCGCGCGTCGGTGCCGGGCGTGGTGTTCGCGGTCGAGCGGGTCGACGGCCAGTTCGCCCACGAGTCGGCGTACCTGCCGAGGTGGGAGCCTGAGCCCACCACGATCGTCGGCGACCTGGAGCAGGTGTTCGACGTACCGATCGCCAAGGTGCTCGGTCGGGTGGAAGGCGTCGACTCCGACCGGCTGCTCGCGGCGGCACGGGCCTCGGTCGGCGACGGCCTGGCGACGCTGACCCACTCCTCGATCGACGGGTTGCTCGAGGTCATGGCGTACGGCGTGACGAAGGCCACGACGCTCGACCACTGGCTGGCGGCGCGGGGACTGAGCGCGGCCGACGTCGTCGCCTTCGGCGACATGCCCAACGACCTCGAGATGCTCACGTGGGCGGGCCGCGGGGTGGCGGTCGCCAACGCCCACCCGGACGTGCTCGCCGTGGCCGACGAGGTCACCGCCTCCAACGACGACGACGGGGTCGCCGTCGTACTCGAGCGCCTCTTCCCCTAGCGCCCCGGGCCTTGGGCCCTGCACGAAGTAGCACACAACCCGCTGCGGTATGCGCGGATTGCCCGATTTGTCGGGTCGCCGGGAGGTAGTTGTGTGCTACTTCGAACCCGTGGGGGTGGGGTGGCGGGTCAGGCGTCAGGCGAAGCGGGCGATGCTCGCTACGCCGGCGAGCATGCAGTAGACCGCGAACGGGTTGAGGCGGTTGGTCTGGAAGTAGCGGGTCAGGAACTTCGTCGCGATGAGGGCTCCGACGAACGCCGCGGCGGCGCCGGCCATGGCCTGCCCGCGGATGCCGTCGCCGAGCGGACCGGTGAAGTCCGGGATCTTCAGCAAGCCGGCGGCAAGGATGATCGGCGTCGCCAGCAGGAAGGCGAACCGAACCGCCTGCTCGTGGTCCAGACCGCGCGCCAGGCCCGTCACCATCGTGACCCCGGACCGGCTGATGCCCGCGAACAGCGCGAGCACCTGCGCGAAGCCGATCCACACCGCGTCCACCGGCCGCACCCGGGTGACGACCGCCTCGTCGAGCTCGTCGCTGCTCAGCGTCTCGGCGGGACGCGTCTCCGCCTCGGCGCGCGCGAGGGCGCGGCGGCGCAGCCGCTCGCCGGCCAGCAGGATGAAGCCGTTGACGGTCAGGAAGATCGCGGCGGCGAGCGGCTTGGCGAACACCACTCGCAGCTCGTGTTCGAGGACGAGCCCGGTGATGCCGGCGGGGATCGAGGCGATGACCAGCAGCCACGCCATGCGCTCGTGCACGGTCTCGACCTTGCGTTTGCCGATCGAGCGGAACAGGCCCTTCACGATCTCGACCCATTCGCGCCAGAAGAACAACAGCAGCGCCAGTGCCGTCGCGACGTGGAGTACGACGATGAAGGCGAGGTACGGCGACTCGCCGACGGACTCGTCTCCGACGGCCTGCGACCAGCTCCCGCCGAGCCAGTGCGGCAGCAGTACGGCGTGGCCGAGGCTCGACACCGGGAACAGCTCGGTGACGCCCTGCACGGCTCCGATGACGATCGCCTGCAGGAAGGTGAAGTGATGGTGCATCAGAGATAGAGCCCCGAGCCCGATCCGCTCTGCGGGCCGGAGTTGGGGCCCGACGGCAGCGCGCGTTGTCGCATCTCGTCCAGCTGCGCGCGGGCCGCCATCTGCTGGGCGAACAACGTCGCCTGGATCCCGTGGAAGAGCCCTTCGAGCCAGCCCACCAGCTGGGCCTGCGCGACGCGAAGCTCGGCATCGGAAGGCACCTCGTCGCCGGTGAAGGGCAGCGACAGTCGGGTCAGCTCTTCGCGGAGGTCGGGCGCAAGGCCGGTCGAGAGCTCTTTGATGGAGCTTTCGTGGATCTCCTTGAGCCGCATGCGGCTCGCCTCGTCGAGCGGCGCGGCCCGCACTTCCTCGAGCAGCTGCTTGATCATCGAGCCGATCCGCATCACCTTCGCGGGTTGCTCGACCATGCCGCCGACGTTCTCGCCGTCCTCGCGCTCGCCGTCGCCGTTCTCGTCTTCGATGGGTGAACCGTCGGGGCCGACGGTGACGATGCGGACCGGCTCAGCGGGATCGGCAGGGGTGCTCATGTCGCTATCGTCTCCTGGCCAGCGGCTGACCACACGCCCCGGGGTGGGTGAGGCCAGCGGCCTCGATCGGCATCACCCGTCCTTGCGCCCTGCGGGCTAACGGTAGGGGACCTCGCTCCAGGTACGGCCGCTGTCGTAGCTGGTGACGAACGCCGGCGAGGTGTCGCTGGTCACGCCGACGATGTGGCTGGGGCTGATGTAGGCCGCAAACGTGACGATGCCCGGCACGTCCGCACGGGTCCACCGGTGGCCGTGGACATAGGTGAGGTACGGCGCGCCCAGACCAGTGGTGACGAGCAGGTCGTCAGCGGTCCCGGCCGACAGCGTCCCGACGGCGGCGCGAACGTGCGGCAGGTTGGCGATGTTGGTCCAGTGCCGGCCGGAGTCGACCGACTCGAACAGGCTGCCGATTCCGCGGACCGGTGTGCACTCGGCGGCCAGCCCGTTCTGGCTCCACGCCGCAAAGGCCTGGCTCTCGCCGAGGCACGGGTTCGTCTCGTGCCGCCAGCTGTAGCCGTCGTCGTCCGTTGCCCACAGATCCTTGCCGCCGGTGACGTAGATCGCGTGGCCGCGAAGCGTCAGGGTCGCGTCGTAGCTGTCGACCGGTTTGACCGACGACACCCGGACGAGCTGCGGCGAGGTGAGCGTGGCCTGGAACAGTCGCAGTCGCGCGCAGCGGGCACACGAGCGGACCAGCGCCCAGACGACGCCGTGCGCGGTTTCGAGATCCGCGATGTAGCCGGGACTGGGCAGCGTGTGCCAGGTCAGGCCGCCGTCGTCCGTGGACTGGTAGTCGGCACCGAAGCTGAAGCCCTGGTCCGCGTCGGCGAACCGCACGGTGCCTTGGGGCGCGGGACGGGGAGTCTCGATCGACCACGTCGTCCCGCCGTCGGTGGTGCGGGCGAGGCCGCCGACGACGGTGCCGCCCGGGACTTCCAGGCCGCCGGTGACCCAGCCTTCGGACTGCGTCACGAAGCTGACGGAGGCAGGTACCAGCAGCGACAACGCCGGATGTACGACGAGGTCGCCCTCGCCGCCGTCGAGCGAGTCCGGGGTGTCGCTTTGCCTCGCGGCGGCGACCTGCAGCTTCTGGTCACTGCTGGACTTGTGCAGCGAGACGAGGGCGGGGGCTGCTGCGCCGACGACGACGAGACTCACCGCGCCCGCCAGAGCCGACTTCATGCGCCGACGCCGGCGGCCGC from Mycobacteriales bacterium includes:
- a CDS encoding bacterial proteasome activator family protein → MSTPADPAEPVRIVTVGPDGSPIEDENGDGEREDGENVGGMVEQPAKVMRIGSMIKQLLEEVRAAPLDEASRMRLKEIHESSIKELSTGLAPDLREELTRLSLPFTGDEVPSDAELRVAQAQLVGWLEGLFHGIQATLFAQQMAARAQLDEMRQRALPSGPNSGPQSGSGSGLYL
- a CDS encoding undecaprenyl-diphosphate phosphatase: MHHHFTFLQAIVIGAVQGVTELFPVSSLGHAVLLPHWLGGSWSQAVGDESVGESPYLAFIVVLHVATALALLLFFWREWVEIVKGLFRSIGKRKVETVHERMAWLLVIASIPAGITGLVLEHELRVVFAKPLAAAIFLTVNGFILLAGERLRRRALARAEAETRPAETLSSDELDEAVVTRVRPVDAVWIGFAQVLALFAGISRSGVTMVTGLARGLDHEQAVRFAFLLATPIILAAGLLKIPDFTGPLGDGIRGQAMAGAAAAFVGALIATKFLTRYFQTNRLNPFAVYCMLAGVASIARFA
- a CDS encoding HAD family hydrolase — encoded protein: MTPAVVATDLDGTVVRSDGTISPRTRAALTRARAAGALVVVVTGRPPRWLAGIGEALGHDGIAICANGALTYDLATGRVIASRPIGLDVVRTLMAQLRASVPGVVFAVERVDGQFAHESAYLPRWEPEPTTIVGDLEQVFDVPIAKVLGRVEGVDSDRLLAAARASVGDGLATLTHSSIDGLLEVMAYGVTKATTLDHWLAARGLSAADVVAFGDMPNDLEMLTWAGRGVAVANAHPDVLAVADEVTASNDDDGVAVVLERLFP